The Solanum pennellii chromosome 11, SPENNV200 genome contains a region encoding:
- the LOC107003427 gene encoding protein FLOWERING LOCUS T-like → MQRERDTLRLARVIGDVLDPFTKSINLRVVYNNKEIRNGCDLRPSMVVNQPRVEVGGDDFQTFYTLVMVDPDAPTPSNPCHKDYLHWLVTNIPASTGVTFGNEVVSYECPRPTMGIHRLVLVLFRQLRREIIYAPENRQNFDTREFARLYNFGLPVAAVYFNCQRENGTGGRRI, encoded by the exons ATGCAAAGAGAAAGAGATACATTGAGACTTGCTAGAGTGATAGGGGATGTTTTGGATCCATTCACAAAGTCTATTAACCTAAGAGTTGTTTATAACAATAAGGAGATTAGAAATGGTTGTGATTTGAGGCCTTCTATGGTTGTCAACCAACCTAGGGTTGAAGTTGGAGGAGATGATTTTCAGACTTTTTATACTCTG GTTATGGTGGATCCTGATGCTCCAACTCCAAGTAATCCTTGTCACAAAGACTATTTGCActg gttGGTCACTAATATTCCAGCAAGCACAGGAGTAACCTTTG GAAATGAAGTTGTATCTTATGAGTGTCCAAGACCTACAATGGGTATACATCGACTTGTTCTAGTTTTATTTCGTCAATTGCGTCGAGAAATCATCTATGCTCCCGAAAATCGCCAAAATTTCGATACGAGGGAATTTGCAAGGCTCTATAATTTTGGATTACCAGTAGCTGCGGTTTATTTCAATTGTCAAAGAGAAAATGGTACTGGTGGTCGtagaatataa
- the LOC107004214 gene encoding protein FLOWERING LOCUS T-like: MSSIRGRDTLELGGVISDVLDPFTRSINLSVVYNHREVINGTNLRPSQITNQPRVEIGGNDLSTFYTLIVVDPDAPSPSNPNLREYLHWLVTDIPATTGVTFGNEAICYESPRPSMGIHRIVFSLFRQLGRETVYAPNWRQNFNTRQFAELYNLGLPVAAVYFNCQRENGTGGRRCE; encoded by the exons ATGTCATCAATAAGAGGAAGAGACACTTTAGAACTTGGTGGTGTGATAAGTGATGTGTTGGATCCATTCACAAGGTCTATTAATCTAAGTGTTGTTTATAACCATAGGGAAGTCATCAATGGCACTAATTTAAGGCCTTCTCAAATTACTAACCAACCTAGGGTTGAGATTGGAGGAAATGATCTTTCCACTTTTTACACTCTG ATTGTGGTTGATCCTGATGCTCCAAGTCCAAGCAACCCAAATTTGAGGGAGTATCTACATTG GTTGGTCACTGATATCCCAGCAACCACAGGAGTAACCTTTg GGAATGAAGCTATATGTTATGAGAGTCCAAGGCCTTCAATGGGAATACATAGAATTGTTTTCTCTTTatttcgtcaattgggaagagAAACTGTTTATGCACCAAATTGGCGTCAAAATTTCAATACAAGACAATTTGCTGAACTCTACAATCTTGGATTACCTGTTGCTGCTGTTTACTTCAATTGCCAAAGGGAAAATGGCACCGGTGGTCGTCGTTGCGAATAA